The Chitinophagaceae bacterium genome window below encodes:
- a CDS encoding thioredoxin domain-containing protein: MAHSKAPEIEIIPTKNIWVGDKEAPVKLVMFGDYESEPCAKANEVVNQLMEKYEGKLQFNFRHFPLTRIHQRAHKAAEASIGAAQEGKFWEMHNLLFAKRRQLGTISLKGYAKESGVTDKNFLSKLVDSVYGWSVRVDLLEGANKGIKDVPFFYINDEPYKGPINLSAFSKVIDELSKAKKAPAKKRA; encoded by the coding sequence ATGGCACATAGTAAAGCACCGGAAATTGAGATTATCCCAACCAAGAATATCTGGGTGGGTGATAAAGAAGCTCCGGTAAAATTGGTGATGTTTGGTGATTACGAAAGTGAGCCCTGCGCAAAAGCCAATGAGGTAGTAAATCAGCTGATGGAGAAGTATGAAGGTAAATTGCAATTCAACTTCCGTCATTTTCCGTTAACCAGGATTCACCAGCGTGCACACAAAGCAGCAGAAGCTTCTATTGGTGCGGCGCAGGAAGGAAAGTTTTGGGAAATGCATAATTTGTTATTTGCCAAACGCAGACAATTGGGAACCATCAGCTTGAAAGGATATGCTAAAGAAAGCGGTGTTACAGATAAAAACTTTTTAAGCAAACTGGTTGACTCTGTTTACGGATGGAGTGTGAGAGTTGACTTACTGGAAGGTGCGAACAAAGGAATTAAAGATGTACCGTTCTTTTATATCAATGATGAGCCTTATAAAGGTCCCATCAACCTGAGCGCATTCAGTAAGGTGATTGATGAACTGTCGAAAGCAAAGAAAGCACCGGCGAAGAAGAGAGCGTAG
- a CDS encoding TCR/Tet family MFS transporter: MAGNQKAAIGFIFITLLIDVIGFGIIIPVIPKLIEELAHVGVSEASQIGGWLMSSFAATQFCFSPLMGNLSDKYGRRPVLLASLFAFSLDYIILVFAPTLAWLFVGRIIAGITGASFSTATAYIADISNAENRAKNFGMIGAAFGLGFVIGPVLGGLLGSFGARVPFMVAAGLCMLNFLYGYFILPESLKPENRRKFEWKRAIPGVSLMNLKKYPAIGGLIVALILVYLGSHAVQSNWSFFTIEKFKWDSKMIGFSLAAVGLLVGAVQGGLTRVINPKLGNEKSIYIGLALYTLGMFLFAFASQSWMMFVFLIPYCLGGICGPALQSIMAQHVPANEQGELQGSLAGLMSATTIIGPAMMTNIFAYFTSKSAPVYFPGSSFFLGFLFMLASAIVAYYALHKQMRTAKS; the protein is encoded by the coding sequence ATGGCAGGCAATCAGAAAGCAGCAATTGGATTTATTTTTATCACTTTATTAATTGATGTGATTGGTTTTGGTATCATCATTCCAGTAATCCCAAAACTGATTGAAGAGCTTGCACATGTGGGTGTAAGTGAGGCTTCGCAAATTGGCGGATGGTTGATGTCTTCCTTTGCTGCCACGCAGTTTTGTTTTTCTCCACTAATGGGAAACTTAAGTGACAAATATGGCCGTCGCCCCGTATTGCTTGCATCGCTGTTTGCTTTTTCTCTTGATTATATTATTCTTGTTTTTGCACCAACACTGGCCTGGTTATTTGTCGGCCGTATTATAGCCGGTATTACAGGTGCAAGTTTTTCTACTGCCACTGCTTATATTGCTGATATCAGTAATGCAGAAAACCGTGCAAAGAATTTTGGTATGATTGGAGCTGCATTTGGTTTAGGTTTTGTAATTGGTCCTGTTTTGGGAGGATTGCTTGGCAGCTTTGGTGCAAGGGTTCCGTTTATGGTTGCAGCCGGTTTGTGTATGCTGAATTTTTTGTATGGCTATTTTATTTTGCCTGAATCATTGAAGCCGGAGAACAGAAGAAAGTTTGAATGGAAAAGAGCGATACCGGGTGTGAGTTTAATGAACCTGAAAAAATATCCAGCCATTGGCGGTTTAATTGTTGCATTAATTCTTGTTTATCTCGGTTCACATGCGGTGCAGAGTAACTGGAGTTTCTTTACCATTGAAAAGTTTAAGTGGGATTCGAAGATGATTGGTTTTTCTTTAGCGGCTGTTGGTTTACTGGTTGGTGCTGTGCAGGGTGGATTAACGAGAGTGATTAATCCAAAACTTGGGAATGAAAAAAGTATTTATATCGGTCTTGCTTTATATACATTGGGTATGTTCCTGTTTGCTTTTGCCTCACAGAGCTGGATGATGTTTGTGTTTTTAATTCCTTACTGTTTGGGTGGGATCTGTGGCCCGGCATTGCAATCCATCATGGCACAGCATGTTCCTGCTAATGAACAGGGTGAACTGCAGGGATCACTTGCAGGATTGATGAGTGCAACTACTATTATTGGTCCGGCAATGATGACGAATATTTTTGCTTACTTCACTTCAAAATCGGCACCTGTTTATTTTCCGGGTTCTTCTTTTTTCCTGGGCTTTCTGTTTATGCTGGCCAGTGCCATTGTTGCGTATTATGCATTGCATAAACAAATGCGGACGGCGAAATCATAA
- a CDS encoding M20/M25/M40 family metallo-hydrolase, translating into MKQPNNCSKKIFNPNVRFTLCFGHDEEIAGKRGAAKISAWFKEQKIHPELVLDEGGQVDREHFKELQRPVAVIGVGEKGYVNIDLTVEIPGGHSSMPFPETAIDILNSAIAKIRAQQMPAKITPPIQELFLRIGPGGGLLNRMALSNQWLFRSMLITELEKTKQTNALIHTTLVPTIVKAGIKDNVIPSVAKATFNSRILTDETSDDVVNFVKKAINDERVTVKKQTISLMEPSALTSSEHLMFKKVEAITYKIVPEVIVSPYLMVGATDSRYFRPFSDAVVNFAPMTDAKGFHGIDERIPITDLKRMIFYYKMLMTDK; encoded by the coding sequence TTGAAGCAGCCGAACAATTGCTCAAAGAAAATTTTCAACCCGAACGTACGATTTACTTTATGCTTTGGTCATGATGAAGAAATTGCAGGAAAAAGAGGTGCTGCTAAAATTTCTGCCTGGTTCAAAGAACAGAAGATTCACCCTGAACTGGTACTCGATGAAGGCGGCCAGGTAGACAGGGAACATTTTAAAGAATTGCAACGACCTGTTGCAGTAATAGGTGTGGGTGAAAAAGGTTATGTAAATATTGATCTAACCGTTGAAATTCCCGGCGGACATTCTTCCATGCCATTTCCAGAAACGGCCATTGATATACTAAACAGTGCCATTGCAAAAATCAGGGCACAGCAGATGCCGGCAAAAATAACTCCTCCTATCCAGGAATTGTTTTTACGCATTGGCCCCGGCGGTGGATTACTGAACCGCATGGCATTAAGCAACCAGTGGTTATTCAGAAGTATGCTCATTACTGAACTGGAAAAAACCAAACAAACCAATGCATTGATTCATACAACGCTTGTTCCTACAATAGTAAAAGCAGGGATCAAAGACAATGTAATTCCATCTGTTGCAAAAGCAACGTTCAACAGCCGCATTCTTACCGACGAAACAAGTGATGATGTAGTAAATTTTGTAAAGAAGGCAATCAATGATGAACGTGTAACAGTAAAGAAACAAACCATTTCACTGATGGAACCTTCTGCATTAACTTCCTCTGAACACCTGATGTTTAAAAAAGTAGAAGCCATTACGTACAAGATAGTCCCTGAAGTCATTGTATCACCATACCTGATGGTTGGAGCAACTGATTCACGGTATTTCCGTCCTTTCAGTGATGCAGTGGTCAACTTTGCTCCGATGACCGATGCAAAAGGTTTTCATGGCATTGATGAACGCATTCCCATTACTGATTTAAAACGGATGATCTTCTATTATAAAATGCTGATGACAGATAAATAA
- a CDS encoding M20/M25/M40 family metallo-hydrolase has translation MFKRFFFLLLTAILVLSAVLLFNTIRFSKIIPVYPSVAVTGISDSAALHLSQAIRIKTVSFGDTLPIDTTEFLKFRVFLETTYPTVHQKLPRQIFSEFSYLYTWKGKDTSLKPYVIMAHMDVVPVEAVAEKNWSVPSFSGTIKGDTIWGRGAVDDKASAISIFEAAEQLLKENFQPERTIYFMLWS, from the coding sequence ATGTTCAAACGTTTCTTTTTCCTGCTTTTGACAGCTATACTTGTGCTGTCGGCCGTATTGCTGTTCAACACAATCCGCTTCAGTAAAATAATTCCGGTTTATCCATCTGTTGCCGTAACAGGTATCAGTGATTCGGCTGCCCTGCACCTCAGCCAGGCAATCCGGATCAAAACAGTTTCTTTTGGCGATACACTTCCCATTGATACAACTGAGTTTCTGAAATTCCGTGTGTTTTTAGAAACTACCTATCCAACAGTTCATCAAAAATTACCAAGACAAATTTTCAGTGAGTTCAGTTATCTATATACATGGAAAGGAAAAGATACAAGCCTGAAACCCTATGTGATCATGGCACACATGGATGTGGTGCCGGTTGAAGCTGTTGCAGAAAAAAACTGGAGCGTTCCATCCTTCAGTGGAACAATTAAAGGCGATACAATTTGGGGAAGAGGTGCAGTAGATGATAAAGCTTCGGCCATTTCTATTTTTGAAGCAGCCGAACAATTGCTCAAAGAAAATTTTCAACCCGAACGTACGATTTACTTTATGCTTTGGTCATGA
- a CDS encoding VanZ family protein gives MKQEKKASKFILWIALFCCLLILSKFILFKKSPGYYKQYFAHGYHAYSVKKGWKHANTKPFSSIRLFAESKYVTSEYSYKNIGGNIVGFIPLGLLLPFLIPVCRNFFALTGMVLLISLSFELVQLLAGLGSFDVDDLILNTTGGIAGYILYKLIGRT, from the coding sequence ATGAAACAGGAAAAAAAAGCATCGAAGTTTATTTTGTGGATAGCGCTGTTCTGTTGCCTTTTGATTCTGTCGAAATTTATTCTCTTTAAAAAATCTCCCGGCTATTATAAACAATATTTTGCTCATGGATACCATGCTTACTCTGTGAAGAAGGGATGGAAGCATGCCAACACCAAACCATTTTCCAGTATCCGATTATTTGCTGAAAGCAAATATGTAACATCCGAATACAGTTATAAAAATATCGGGGGAAATATTGTGGGCTTTATTCCGCTTGGATTACTGTTACCCTTCCTGATTCCGGTTTGCAGGAATTTTTTCGCTTTAACAGGAATGGTACTCCTTATCAGTTTATCCTTTGAACTGGTGCAGCTGCTGGCAGGGCTTGGTTCTTTTGATGTGGATGACCTGATCCTGAATACCACCGGTGGAATTGCCGGTTATATTTTGTATAAACTTATTGGACGAACCTGA
- a CDS encoding cupin domain-containing protein, translated as MITVQQLIETYQLLPHPEGGYYSRSYESEELIPANALPERFGTDRLISTAIYFLLDGKNFSAFHRIKSDELWHFYAGDGLLIYVIHPDGRGEILKLGNDLSNGFSFQRVVKAGCWFASKPITENGFSFAGCTVAPGFDFADFELVEKNELLKEYPQHYKWIEILCR; from the coding sequence ATGATCACTGTACAACAGCTTATTGAAACATATCAACTGCTTCCGCATCCGGAAGGCGGTTACTACAGCCGCAGCTATGAAAGTGAAGAATTGATTCCTGCCAATGCATTACCCGAACGGTTTGGTACAGACCGTTTGATATCAACGGCGATTTATTTTTTACTGGATGGGAAAAATTTCTCTGCTTTTCACCGCATTAAAAGTGACGAGCTCTGGCATTTTTATGCTGGCGATGGTTTACTGATTTATGTCATTCATCCGGATGGGAGAGGAGAGATACTGAAGCTTGGTAATGATCTAAGCAATGGTTTTTCTTTTCAGCGGGTAGTAAAAGCCGGATGCTGGTTTGCATCGAAACCAATTACTGAAAATGGATTTTCATTTGCAGGATGTACTGTTGCACCGGGTTTTGATTTTGCAGATTTTGAACTGGTGGAGAAAAACGAATTACTGAAAGAATATCCGCAACATTATAAATGGATTGAGATATTGTGCAGATGA
- a CDS encoding PAS domain-containing protein: MVHPEDRSFVAEKLAASKKTRTAFSVQFRCITPDGTIKYLEGKRQKPEATETDHISFKGTMQDISSFKQFEKELFNSIIESEENERNRIAAELHDGVCQYLAAGKLIIETIRTMSATENPELQQLIEDCYHVVNESFQVSRHISHQLVPQSLYDNGFLESLHEMINLLNKVDNKRYRLSVSGMEKEPESHIAVNLYRIIQEFTRNSQKYSEADKIKIKVHYTESAIEIELSDNGKGFDLDKVKEQKGIGIFNMINRIESIGGNYSFTSKPGNGVLLKIHTVLAI, from the coding sequence TTGGTACATCCGGAAGACAGATCTTTTGTTGCAGAAAAACTTGCAGCTTCAAAAAAAACAAGAACCGCTTTTTCCGTACAGTTCCGTTGTATTACTCCTGATGGCACCATAAAATACCTGGAAGGAAAAAGACAAAAACCGGAAGCAACTGAAACGGATCATATTTCTTTCAAAGGAACGATGCAGGACATCAGCAGTTTTAAGCAATTTGAAAAAGAGCTCTTTAATTCCATTATTGAATCAGAAGAAAATGAACGCAACCGTATTGCTGCCGAATTGCATGATGGTGTTTGTCAGTACCTCGCTGCGGGTAAACTGATTATTGAAACAATACGGACAATGTCCGCTACCGAAAATCCTGAGTTACAGCAATTGATTGAAGATTGCTATCATGTAGTTAATGAATCATTTCAGGTATCACGGCATATCTCACACCAGTTGGTTCCGCAATCATTGTATGACAATGGGTTTCTTGAATCATTACATGAAATGATCAACCTGCTAAATAAAGTAGATAATAAACGTTACAGGCTGTCAGTAAGTGGAATGGAAAAGGAACCCGAATCACATATTGCTGTAAATCTCTACCGCATCATCCAGGAATTTACACGCAACAGCCAGAAATATTCCGAAGCAGACAAAATAAAAATCAAAGTGCATTATACAGAATCTGCCATTGAAATTGAACTGTCTGATAATGGCAAGGGCTTTGATCTGGATAAAGTAAAAGAACAGAAAGGGATCGGTATTTTTAATATGATCAACCGCATTGAATCAATTGGCGGTAACTATTCATTCACATCAAAGCCGGGAAATGGTGTACTCTTAAAGATTCACACAGTACTTGCTATTTAG
- a CDS encoding PAS domain-containing protein has product MSSSNPLLTESLFSELPGILYRCRITNDVPLLINVSPGVVELTGYSVEKILSEKTTSFYDIIHPDDKERVYKEHRNFSRTGTDLTTQYRIIDSNGMIRWVKEIAVSDYNGNEPFHIDGYVMDITGKKQFSEVVKTLRAYQLALNESAIVSLTDKQGKIIYANEKFIETSKYNREELIGKTHQVINSSHHPNDFFKQMWETILSGSHWRGEIKNRAKDGTHYWVDTVITPVLNENREITQFLSVRNIITIQKEQEEILRANEEKFRDLIENTSDLIQSVDGKGQVVFVNESWKKRLGYTDEEVIGKNIFNFIHPANRSHCEAIFERIKNGEEVRSVEVAFLSANGEQVFCEANINARFDNFQMVLSRGIFRDVTEARKYQAMLQREQTQLISAQQIAKLGSWFFDIKNDILEWSDEARRIFDVPFDIKPNSNDFYKKVHPEDIAFVVKTWQDAMKGEKYDIEHRLLINGKEKWIRVLAVVSFNEQNEPLHSNGSVQDITEKKKTEIKLLRKQQQLNEAQKIAKVASYEWNTETNELHCSSEMFTILGLKKTKKPILFDEIFFWYIRKTDLLLQKNLQLQKKQEPLFPYSSVVLLLMAP; this is encoded by the coding sequence ATGTCATCGTCCAATCCACTCCTCACTGAATCCCTGTTTTCAGAATTACCGGGAATCCTGTACCGTTGCAGGATAACCAACGACGTTCCTTTACTCATTAATGTTTCACCCGGCGTGGTTGAACTTACCGGCTACAGTGTAGAAAAAATCCTCAGTGAAAAAACTACTTCTTTTTATGATATCATTCATCCCGATGATAAGGAAAGAGTATACAAAGAACACCGGAACTTTTCCCGAACAGGCACTGATCTTACCACACAATACCGCATCATCGACAGTAATGGAATGATCAGGTGGGTAAAAGAAATTGCCGTTTCTGACTATAATGGAAATGAACCATTTCACATTGATGGATATGTGATGGATATTACCGGCAAAAAACAATTCTCAGAAGTTGTAAAAACATTGAGAGCTTACCAGCTTGCCCTAAACGAAAGTGCCATTGTTTCCCTTACCGATAAGCAGGGAAAGATTATTTATGCCAATGAAAAATTTATTGAAACATCAAAATATAACAGGGAAGAACTGATTGGCAAAACACACCAGGTCATTAACAGCTCCCATCATCCGAACGATTTTTTTAAACAGATGTGGGAAACAATTCTGTCGGGCAGCCACTGGCGTGGAGAAATTAAAAACCGTGCAAAGGACGGCACACATTACTGGGTTGATACTGTCATTACACCTGTGCTGAATGAAAACAGGGAAATAACACAGTTTCTTTCTGTACGAAATATCATTACAATACAGAAAGAGCAGGAAGAAATACTGAGAGCGAACGAAGAAAAATTCAGAGATCTGATTGAAAACACTTCCGACCTTATTCAGAGTGTGGATGGAAAAGGCCAGGTTGTATTTGTAAATGAAAGCTGGAAAAAAAGGCTCGGTTATACCGATGAGGAAGTGATTGGTAAAAACATTTTCAACTTTATACATCCTGCAAACCGTTCGCATTGTGAAGCCATTTTTGAACGGATCAAAAACGGAGAAGAAGTCCGTTCAGTGGAAGTTGCTTTTCTGTCTGCAAATGGTGAACAGGTTTTTTGTGAAGCCAATATCAATGCCCGCTTTGATAATTTTCAGATGGTGCTGTCAAGAGGCATTTTCAGAGATGTAACAGAAGCACGCAAGTACCAGGCAATGCTGCAACGGGAACAGACCCAGTTAATATCAGCCCAGCAAATAGCCAAACTCGGAAGCTGGTTCTTTGATATAAAAAATGATATCCTCGAATGGTCTGATGAAGCACGCAGGATCTTTGATGTACCCTTTGATATAAAACCCAACTCGAACGATTTTTATAAAAAAGTACATCCCGAAGACATCGCTTTTGTTGTAAAAACATGGCAGGATGCAATGAAAGGGGAAAAATATGATATTGAACACCGCCTCCTGATAAATGGAAAAGAAAAATGGATAAGGGTATTAGCTGTTGTGTCTTTTAACGAACAGAACGAACCCCTGCATTCGAACGGTTCTGTACAGGATATTACTGAAAAAAAGAAGACAGAGATAAAACTGTTAAGAAAACAGCAACAGCTCAACGAAGCGCAAAAGATTGCCAAAGTAGCCAGTTATGAATGGAATACAGAAACAAATGAATTGCACTGCAGCAGTGAAATGTTTACTATTCTCGGACTGAAAAAAACAAAAAAACCAATTTTGTTTGATGAGATTTTTTTTTGGTACATCCGGAAGACAGATCTTTTGTTGCAGAAAAACTTGCAGCTTCAAAAAAAACAAGAACCGCTTTTTCCGTACAGTTCCGTTGTATTACTCCTGATGGCACCATAA
- the pdxH gene encoding pyridoxamine 5'-phosphate oxidase, with protein sequence MEANDIAALRKDYKLHSLNETDLAGSPFHQFEHWWHQITDAEGDEFNAMTLATNGTDGLVDARIVLLKAFDEDGFVFFTNYNSSKSKQLDDHPGCCLLFHWKELERQVRINGVAEKISVKESIQYFDSRPEGSKIGAWASPQSLVVSGRTWLEETYHFYKERFKHGSIPKPPHWGGYRVKPNRIEFWQGRPDRMHDRMLYTKTETGDWKVERLAP encoded by the coding sequence ATGGAAGCAAATGATATTGCCGCATTACGAAAGGATTATAAACTGCACAGCTTAAATGAAACAGACCTGGCGGGTAGCCCTTTTCATCAGTTTGAGCATTGGTGGCATCAAATAACTGATGCAGAAGGCGACGAATTTAATGCAATGACCTTAGCAACAAATGGTACTGACGGACTGGTGGATGCAAGAATTGTATTACTCAAAGCTTTTGATGAGGATGGTTTTGTATTCTTTACCAATTATAACAGCAGCAAAAGTAAACAGCTCGATGATCATCCAGGCTGCTGCCTGCTTTTTCACTGGAAAGAACTGGAGCGACAGGTACGGATTAATGGCGTGGCAGAAAAAATATCCGTTAAGGAAAGTATTCAATACTTCGACAGCCGGCCCGAAGGAAGTAAAATAGGTGCATGGGCATCACCGCAAAGCCTGGTTGTATCAGGAAGAACATGGCTGGAAGAAACCTATCATTTTTATAAAGAACGTTTCAAGCATGGTTCTATTCCCAAACCACCGCATTGGGGAGGTTACCGTGTAAAACCAAACCGTATTGAATTCTGGCAGGGCCGTCCCGATCGTATGCACGACCGGATGCTGTATACAAAAACAGAAACAGGTGATTGGAAAGTGGAGCGGTTAGCACCTTAA
- a CDS encoding tryptophanase encodes MNTIIEPFRIKSVEPIYFNTVAERQLILEKAFYNSFLIHSKDVLIDLLTDSGTSAMSSNQWAGIMQGDESYAGSPSFFRFEETVQQITGMPLIIPTHQGRAAEKILFSILGGKGKYFVSNTLFDTTRANIEFSGAEGIDLICEEGKHPSIPAPFKGNMDTIALKKIIAEKGTENIPLCIITVTNNSGGGQPVSMENIKAVRKICTEHHIPLFIDACRFAENAYFIKLREEGYASTSVREIAKELFSYADGCTMSAKKDAFANIGGFLAMRNEELAQQCRNLLIMTEGFPTYGGLAGRDLEAIAIGLNEVLDEHYLQYRIRSIEYLTNKLIAAGVPVMQPAGGHAVYLDAKEFLSHIPVDKYPGQALVAALYVHGGIRSVEIGSLMFGKYASSEKDGGADKKLIPAALELVRLAIPRRVYTQSHIDYVAEVIIEVFNKRNEIKGLVIFEEAPTLRHFTAKLKPIE; translated from the coding sequence ATGAACACAATTATAGAACCGTTCCGGATCAAATCCGTTGAACCCATTTATTTCAACACAGTTGCAGAACGTCAGCTCATTTTAGAAAAAGCCTTTTACAATTCCTTCCTCATCCATTCAAAAGATGTACTGATTGACTTACTTACCGACAGCGGAACCAGTGCCATGAGCAGTAATCAATGGGCAGGTATAATGCAGGGCGATGAATCTTATGCAGGCAGCCCCAGCTTTTTCCGATTTGAAGAAACAGTACAGCAAATAACCGGCATGCCATTGATCATTCCAACCCACCAGGGAAGAGCAGCAGAAAAAATATTATTCAGCATACTCGGTGGCAAAGGAAAATATTTTGTCAGCAATACCTTGTTTGATACCACAAGAGCCAATATTGAATTCTCCGGTGCTGAAGGAATTGATTTGATTTGTGAAGAAGGAAAACATCCTTCAATTCCTGCACCGTTTAAAGGGAATATGGATACTATTGCTTTAAAAAAAATCATTGCAGAAAAAGGCACTGAAAATATTCCGCTTTGTATTATTACTGTTACCAACAACTCAGGTGGCGGACAACCGGTGAGTATGGAAAACATAAAAGCAGTAAGAAAAATTTGTACAGAACATCATATTCCATTGTTTATTGATGCCTGCCGCTTTGCAGAAAATGCATACTTCATTAAACTGCGTGAAGAAGGTTATGCTTCAACATCAGTACGTGAAATTGCAAAAGAACTTTTTTCATATGCTGATGGATGTACCATGAGTGCAAAGAAAGATGCCTTCGCCAATATTGGTGGATTCTTAGCTATGCGCAATGAAGAACTGGCGCAGCAATGCCGCAACCTGCTCATCATGACGGAAGGATTTCCAACCTATGGCGGACTTGCAGGAAGGGATCTCGAAGCAATTGCGATTGGATTGAATGAAGTATTGGATGAACATTACCTGCAATACCGCATCCGCAGTATTGAATATCTTACCAACAAATTAATTGCTGCAGGAGTGCCTGTTATGCAGCCAGCAGGAGGACATGCAGTATATCTCGATGCAAAAGAATTTCTTTCACATATTCCCGTTGATAAATATCCGGGACAGGCGTTGGTAGCAGCATTGTATGTACATGGTGGGATCCGCAGTGTGGAAATTGGTTCGTTGATGTTTGGGAAATATGCCAGTTCAGAAAAAGATGGAGGCGCAGATAAAAAATTAATCCCTGCTGCATTGGAACTGGTTCGTTTAGCCATTCCGAGAAGAGTATATACCCAAAGTCATATTGATTATGTAGCCGAAGTAATCATTGAGGTATTCAATAAAAGAAATGAAATAAAAGGGTTGGTGATTTTTGAAGAAGCGCCAACACTTCGTCATTTTACTGCAAAACTCAAACCGATAGAATGA
- a CDS encoding DUF3788 domain-containing protein: MKSIFTDKEKKPTEADLKKANGRTYSSWKSLAEFTYQSYPSATEGWNFSGDKYGWSFRISDKKRALIYLLPRDGFFKVAFVFGQKATDEILTADIADAIKTELKNAKVYAEGRGIRLDVKDQSTLKDLKKLISIKISH; the protein is encoded by the coding sequence ATGAAAAGCATTTTTACAGACAAAGAAAAAAAACCAACAGAGGCTGATTTAAAAAAAGCAAATGGCCGCACTTACAGCAGTTGGAAATCGCTTGCGGAGTTTACTTATCAATCTTACCCTTCTGCAACAGAAGGCTGGAATTTTTCAGGAGATAAGTATGGCTGGAGTTTCCGCATCAGCGATAAGAAACGGGCATTGATTTATTTATTACCCCGTGATGGCTTTTTTAAAGTGGCTTTTGTATTTGGACAGAAAGCAACAGATGAAATTTTAACTGCTGATATTGCAGATGCAATCAAAACAGAATTGAAGAATGCAAAAGTATATGCCGAAGGAAGAGGTATCAGGTTAGATGTAAAGGATCAATCAACCCTTAAGGATCTGAAAAAACTGATCAGTATAAAAATATCACATTAA
- a CDS encoding DUF1905 domain-containing protein has product MEKPLVNKKYLLEKYPGKGGWTYAAIPEVLQDKHAPFGWVKVSGSIDDVEIKNYRLMPMGYGKLFLPVKAEIRKKINKKAGDWIKVVLYADNTPMEIPEELLLCLLDEPTAHEKFMHCTEGEQKAFIDWIYTAKKEEKKVERIAETIKKIMKGEKNIKEAEKK; this is encoded by the coding sequence ATGGAAAAGCCATTAGTCAATAAAAAATACCTGCTTGAAAAGTATCCCGGCAAAGGCGGCTGGACCTATGCTGCCATTCCTGAAGTATTACAGGATAAACATGCACCATTCGGCTGGGTTAAAGTAAGCGGAAGCATTGATGATGTGGAAATAAAAAATTATCGGTTAATGCCGATGGGGTACGGCAAATTATTTCTACCCGTTAAAGCAGAGATCAGAAAAAAGATTAATAAGAAAGCCGGCGATTGGATAAAAGTTGTTTTATACGCAGATAATACTCCAATGGAAATTCCGGAAGAATTACTTCTTTGTTTGCTTGATGAACCAACAGCACATGAAAAATTTATGCATTGTACAGAGGGTGAGCAAAAAGCCTTTATTGACTGGATTTATACTGCAAAAAAAGAAGAAAAAAAAGTGGAACGGATTGCAGAAACTATTAAAAAAATAATGAAAGGAGAAAAAAATATAAAGGAGGCCGAAAAAAAATGA
- a CDS encoding gluconate 2-dehydrogenase subunit 3 family protein: MNRRHLLKGMSVLTLYSSFPAVLTEFISSCNVSGKELQTRFFSEDEFQLIEELTDILIPKTSTPGALEARVPYFIDMVVKDCMNEKISNQLRPD; this comes from the coding sequence ATGAACCGTCGCCACCTGCTGAAAGGAATGAGTGTACTTACATTGTACAGCAGCTTCCCCGCAGTACTCACCGAATTTATTTCTTCCTGTAATGTTTCAGGAAAAGAACTCCAAACCCGTTTCTTTTCGGAAGATGAGTTTCAGCTAATTGAAGAGCTTACTGATATCCTGATTCCCAAAACTTCTACACCCGGCGCACTGGAAGCAAGGGTGCCCTATTTTATTGATATGGTTGTGAAAGATTGCATGAATGAAAAGATCAGCAATCAATTAAGGCCGGATTAA
- a CDS encoding gluconate 2-dehydrogenase subunit 3 family protein: MKAGLKQLNEDAKGKFTLLSAEEKLKWIKETDDAAFKDAADKTWFRFFKKLTTIGYFTSQEGMSKALNYVKVPADYKACIPYKKGDKALAKTFLMYW, encoded by the coding sequence ATTAAGGCCGGATTAAAACAACTGAATGAGGACGCAAAGGGAAAATTCACGTTACTTTCTGCAGAAGAAAAACTGAAATGGATAAAAGAGACAGATGATGCTGCTTTTAAAGATGCAGCAGATAAAACCTGGTTCCGGTTTTTTAAGAAGCTTACCACTATCGGATACTTTACATCGCAGGAAGGAATGAGTAAAGCATTAAACTATGTAAAAGTGCCGGCCGATTATAAAGCATGCATCCCTTATAAAAAAGGTGACAAGGCTTTGGCTAAAACATTTTTAATGTACTGGTAA